Sequence from the Rutidosis leptorrhynchoides isolate AG116_Rl617_1_P2 chromosome 3, CSIRO_AGI_Rlap_v1, whole genome shotgun sequence genome:
CTATAACCAATTTCGTAATTTTTATCATACGATCTTTTGTTATATTTTCGAATTATTAACATGGTTAATATTCTTGGaaacataataacaacaatactagtaaaaataataataataataatactaataataatattattagtaatgataatactaaaatttttataggttaatactagtaatgataatataataacaaaaatcttaatcataataatgataatcatacttattctattaataataattaagttaataataataattagaataataataacaatcatactaataataatgataataatcttattaatcacaataataacaattataattataatacttaataataacaatgataataataataatgaattttaaaaatGAGAACTATCTTTAAAACTAGCTTCTAAAAATAAATGCccgaaacgggactcgaacccgcgacctcacgcccACCCGAAGAACTCCTCAACCATTACGCTGGCTTTTCTTTTCTGTTATCTCTTCTATCTAAATTTTATTTAATCTATATCCTCGTCTGGTCTTCTTCTTCTTTATACAGCTCGCTCAAaaaaaaaatcactatatttataacATACATCTAAAGGTTTGAAGTAgggtgttatataaaaaaaaatataacttggAGTTTTAATTCTTAAACAGCcacaaacgaaaaaaaaataaaaataaaaatatacatgtaCTCGCTGTTGCTGCTCGtgctttataaaaaaaaattgatttttgatttcACGAACGTATTGGACAAAGAttataacatgaattgtgttgaaAATCACCATTAAAAAACTTGTGAATCCTCAATTTCAACAGAATCATTATAACAAAATCAAATTTCGTGAAGATCATAAAGTTTGATAACAATCAaggtttgactcacaaattcgaatCCGTTTTAAAGAATTGAAACTTcatattttgcagatagattcaaagaaagatttctaacctttctacatttttagattttgctATTTGATTCGAAATCGAAATATGaagaaaaatatcaagaacaaaGATTTCGttgaaaagaaaaaataaataaataaataaatcaagtTCCTGCTTCTTTAAATCAGTTCGCAGAGTGGGTTAGTTCGAAGGATTAATTCAAAATAATAATTGATCAAAGTCTTTGTGGTAGGGTTGATGAAAGTCTACATCTTTCACGGGTATAACAGAAACATGGATAAGAAGGAACAAAGTTGAATCAGatgtagataaataaataaaagaaaaaaaatatacgcGTATTATATCTTCAATAATATATGTATGCAATatgtgtatttatgtatatatcgaCATCTGTATCAATATatttcgatatatatgtatatttttaaattaattatataaagaaaccaaataatattaattacaaacattagtatttaatattaatattgatttttattaatcataatgaaactaataataataataataataataataataataataataataataataataataataataataatagaaataataatgataataattttaataatgcttgtatatataaaattttacatcttcatacatatatattttatattaacaatattaatattaatagtacaaatattaatattatcctttATAATGAAAGTAGTGTTAAtgacattaatataacaactatatttaatattGTAATTGAATTTAATTAGTaatactatatgataacatatattaattatacattttatatatatatatatatatatatatatatatatatattgtattatatataatattacttattaatgataataataaaaataatttgtattattttctaataataataataataacagtaatataaCATTTTACATGTATTAAACTTTATTTCCATACATATAATATTCTTAataaatttttatagtaataataacattattaatataatatttatgctTTAACTTGTACTTgcatttaatataataaaatttataaattttatcatttttactaattataatatattggatctttaatatttattatttacaatatatataatatttcttatgtatgggatttatatatatatttacatatatatttacacataattgttcgtgaatcgtcgggaatagtcaaaggtcaaatggtttcatgtaaactgttccaaaaatttagagattcaactttacagactttgcttatcgtgtcgaaaacatataaagatcaagtttaaatttggtcggaaattcccgggtcatcacagtatacaACCATCATGCTTTACAGTATTATACAGTACAATACTGTAAACCATAATAATTGTGTACATAATAAAAATatgttgtgtacatatcatcacccttaAATTTATCTCTTCATATTTTCTACCGACTACTTCAAAAGAAAGAAAAAATCTAAATTAAAAATAGTTTGTTGTTTAATGTCTTTCTTCTCAAGATAAAGTTATTTGTTTGACTATGACCAAAAGAAGTCAAAAGAAAAGTAATTAAACATTGACTAACCTAGTAACCTACACTGGTTAAATCTATTATAATCAATTAAAAATTACATTATACCAATAATCTTTAAACTCATACATCAAAATTACATCAAACGTCCTAATCTTTAACAAATTATATCGTCCCTGATTAATTCAATAGTGCATGAAGGTTGTTCTTATACTTTTAATTaatttacaccaattacccttatcTTTTTCAAATAACACATATCGTACTTGATTTACTCAAAAATGTGCATAAATTGTCCCTGAATAATTTAAAATGTGCGTCTTTAAACAAACAAAATTCATCAACAAACCTCTTGCAAGAAGTACAAGTCGATCTTTTCCAGAAATATATTCACTATCAACGTGACTTATAAAAGATAAAAGTTATTGGTGTAGTTCAATCTATGTATATACTCGTGGAATCACGAGAAATCACAATTTTgaaaattattatcataaaatatcttttaaattgtataggacaccacttaATTCAAATTAAGAATTTCataaaatttttaaatttatagTTTTTCTCCTGGAAGTATATAGATACAAGAAAATTATTCAGTTCCAGAGCTAAAGATCGTAGTTCTCGAACGAACAACCGAAAGGATTCTGGAGCATCCTCAGGAGTCGGTATTCTTCCTCCAAAGATTATAGTACCAAGTACTTTCTAACGAGCTCTTTTATGATTAAATTTAACTACTCGAATATGATATATTAGTTGAATTGATAGTATTTTTAATAacattaaagtataattattattccaACAAAATTAAATACTCCGTACTACCTAAAAAACAAGAAGTCAAAAACCGATCCGAAGTATCCAACCGCGTTTTATCACCGCCTCGAATCTTTTCATTTTCAATCATGTTCACACTTAAACCCATCGTTTCATTTCATTCGTCATCTAATTCCAGATTACTACACACCTATAAAGTTCTTTATGTTCTATATCTATCCATTTATagttatcaaataaatataaataaattaattcATATATAAAGTTCTTTATGTTTTCCATCTATAAAATCAAAATTCATATAAAGTACTTTATTTTTTCATtctgtgtgtatatatattaaccCTTAAATATCACCCTCTTCAATTGTTCATATCCTCTTGTTCACATTTCTTTCACGCATTTCGTCAAACACTTACCTTTTTCAtgaatttacatgaaatcagacgaTCTATTTAACCATAAACAGTATTATCCGTACTACCATTACTATACTTCTTCAATTCTAACATCTTTTCTTTTGATTGAAGaacaagataaaaaaaaaaaaaaaaaacagagttTTGATCAAGTTGCAGAGCAAGATAAAGTCTTGATCGAAGAAAACAAAAGTTATGTTGGATTACCATAACGAGTTACAAGAAATTGATCACGTGTTAGATCAAACACATCACGTGCGAAAGCGTAAGTCACGTGCTGCTACTAATGCTGCAGCAGCAGCTTCTGTTGTAGCAGCTGATTCTGAAAACAATCAAGCTTCTAATACTACTGGTACACCTGGCACGGGTGGCCCACAAAGAAGATTGTGGGTGAAAACAAGATCAACTGATTGGTGGGATAAATGTAACAGTCCTGAATTTTCGGAGGAAGAGTTTAAAAAAGCATTTAGAATGGGGAAAGATACATTTGATATGATCTGTAACGAACTTAATTCAGTTGTTGCTAAAGAAAACACGATGTTACGAGACGCGGTCCCGGTTCGACAACGTGTTGCGGTTTGCGTATGGCGGTTAGCGACCGGTGAGCCGTTGCGGCTCGTTTCGAGACGTTTCGGGTTAGGTATTTCGACGTGTCATAAACTTGTGCTTGAAGTTTGTTCTGCTATAAAGAATGTGCTAATGCCAAAGTATTTACAATGGCCCGATGATGATTCGTTTAGGATGATTAAAAAGGAATTCGGGTCGGTTTCGGGTATACCAAATGTGATCGGGTCGATGTATACGACCCACATTCCGATTATAGCACCTAAGGTTAGTGTTGCCGCGTATTTTAATAAACGACATACGGAGCGTAATCAGAAGACGAGTTACTCGATAACGGTACAAGGAGTGGTGGACCCACGCGGGGTGTTTACGGATGTGTGTATCGGGTGGCCCGGTTCCATACCCGATGATCAAGTGTTGGAGAAATCAGCACTTTATCAGCGGGCTGAAAACGGGCTTTTGAAAGATGCTTGGGTTGTGGGTAGTGCGGGCTACCCGTTAATGGATTGGGTACTTGTGCCTTATACACAACCACATTTAACATGGACACAACATGCTTTTAACGAAAAAATCGGTGAGATTCAAAGTGTTGTGAAAGATTCGTTTGCGAGATTGAAAGGAAGGTGGTCGTGTTTACAAAAACGAACCGAAGTTAAGCTTCAAGATTTGCCTGTTGTACTAGGGGCGTGTTGTGTTTTGCATAATATATGTGAAATACGGAATGAAGAAATCGAGCCCGAATTGATGATTGAGCTTATGGATGATGAAATGGTGCCTGAATATGGGTTGAGATCTGCGGTTGCTCTGAAGGCGAGAGATTCGTTTGCGCATAATCTTTTGCATTGTAATCATGCTGGTACATCTTTTTTGTGATGATTAAAAGATGAAAAATTATTGTTCTGGGATTAGTTTTGTTATATGTTGTGGATTATGGATTGTAGCTATTTTGTTACAATTTTGTAATGGGGTTGTCATAGATGTATATTCTAATAATCCCCTTGTGCAAATACATGAAAATATAAATTTTAGGATTCAAGTTCTATGCAGAAATTGTTTAATTTTGTTAACATCTGATAAATAAATCTAAGACAGTTATTAACATTCCAGGTCTTGTTACTTGTTCTTGGTTTTTTGATTGTTGATCATTTAAAAACTTTATAGTTTATTGTGTAGAACTGAGCTTCTCTTTACTTAAAATATATGCAATTGTATTTGCAAATGTGAACATTTTGCTTAAAAGCttgttgatattgatatttacaaccaaggttgaaaaagacgtcgTAACAGAAAAAAACAGAGACGAATGTTGACTTTTTGTATATATTTCAAACATAGATATTttaaacataaatatttcaaagtAAACATCGATATTTGCCTTTAATTCaaaatatttatgtttgaaatgtttatttttgaaatttatataaaaagtcaacgttggtcaacattCGTCTCGACCGTCTTGGTCGTTGTTGACCGTCTTTTTGACGTTGTTGACCGTATTTTTTGCGTTGTTGACCGTTTTTAAGCGTTGACCGTCTTTTAACCGTTTCTAGATCCGTTGCAACGGTAGCATGGTAAACCCGTTGCGACGCCCGTCTAAACGTTTTTTACAACGCTGTTTACAAGTATTTATTTTGCGTATGTGACACGAATGATCCAGTTATCCCATATATCTGTGTAGTTAGGATGATTTATTATAGAATTGGTCAAAGTAACATCTAACCAACTTCAAAACTGTTTATTATAATTGAGTGATATGTATAAGCCGAAATGATACTGTGTAAGTTCGTTTGGTGATCAATTGATTTTTACACCTTTTATGTTATATTTTTGTATGTTATATGTTATGTTACTATTGTCACTTGTTACTTGcatatgaaatttttttttttttttttttttttttttttttttttgaggtgaCAAGCAAAGATCATATGTAGAGGTAAATTACTTAACCCGAAACATATGATTTTTGGTCTCTTCAGAGGGTGACAAATCGAACTAGTTTTATACTTGTGGGTTAAGAATCAAGACTTTAGGTGTGAAAACAAGAACATTATAATATTGCTTTAGATTTAGATTTTGATAAAGATTTGGATTTTGAAGTTTATAATTATTTTGTGATGTGATTTATGGGGAGATGGATACGAACTTACGAAGAAAGGGATGTAGCATGATTATTGCCGAATTATGTACATCCTTTTCACACCTGAGGATAATTCGCAATTTTATGAAAAATTCATTATACTTTTACTAAAAGGAAAGATTATGGTTACAGGATTTGATTCTAAATTATCTAACTTATTTTCATGAAAGATGAATATGAAAATAATTAATCTTCTTCATAATCGCAATCACGGTTGTAATTTCAATGGTGTGATTGTCCTTGTGGGCAAAGACGGAGCCAGAACTTTGATTCGCCTCAAGATTATATCAGAAATACTCCTCCATATAgtataatatataacatatactAATACTGAAAATGATACATAAAACATGTTTCTAGCATATAAATTAAGATATCTCCAACTTAGTTTTAAACgacattaatatattatatattatgggcTTGACTGGTAGCACGTGACACCGGTATTTGTAACTTGATTTAGCCTCTACTTATGCCCTTCTACCTGTAATGCTCTCATTTTTCAATTTCTGACGACCAACCGAAAATGATAGATAATTCAGCATTTTGATATGAAGATAGTTCATTAATCATTAATCTTCTtcctattttcattttcattttaatGAAAAATCAACACGTTTGTTTTTGACatcttaataaaaaaaataatgctaAATAGTTTAACATTATATGTTGAATCATTCAGAGTGAAATTATTTTTTAACCATTAAACACCTAAAattaaggtgttgtttgttttctcCATTGAAGACCTTATTATATCTTATGTCTGCGGGCGAGCAGACGTTTCAGTTTCAGATCGTTTTTT
This genomic interval carries:
- the LOC139898222 gene encoding protein ANTAGONIST OF LIKE HETEROCHROMATIN PROTEIN 1-like, whose amino-acid sequence is MLDYHNELQEIDHVLDQTHHVRKRKSRAATNAAAAASVVAADSENNQASNTTGTPGTGGPQRRLWVKTRSTDWWDKCNSPEFSEEEFKKAFRMGKDTFDMICNELNSVVAKENTMLRDAVPVRQRVAVCVWRLATGEPLRLVSRRFGLGISTCHKLVLEVCSAIKNVLMPKYLQWPDDDSFRMIKKEFGSVSGIPNVIGSMYTTHIPIIAPKVSVAAYFNKRHTERNQKTSYSITVQGVVDPRGVFTDVCIGWPGSIPDDQVLEKSALYQRAENGLLKDAWVVGSAGYPLMDWVLVPYTQPHLTWTQHAFNEKIGEIQSVVKDSFARLKGRWSCLQKRTEVKLQDLPVVLGACCVLHNICEIRNEEIEPELMIELMDDEMVPEYGLRSAVALKARDSFAHNLLHCNHAGTSFL